From Chloroflexota bacterium, the proteins below share one genomic window:
- a CDS encoding intradiol ring-cleavage dioxygenase: MSQTDDLFDLGLKADLAMWMRKPTDRRRVLKMGAVGIGMLLAGYQAKQSPQLAQAETDLINACVQIPSETAGPYPADGSTASSQNLNVLTRSGIVRNDIRPSLNTSNVAAGMPCTVELSLVNINANCAPLAGYAVYIWHCTNDGKYSMYSSGITNEDYLRGVQASDSNGKVTFTTIFPGCYAGRWPHIHFEVYPSLALATGPSNIVHTSQLALPEASCNEVYATTGYSASVQNLAQLDIETDNVFGNDDGVLQIAAVTGNTSTGYTAKLSVGVAGPSVAVTDQVFLPWATTAEN; this comes from the coding sequence ATGAGCCAAACCGATGATTTGTTTGATTTAGGATTAAAAGCCGATTTAGCGATGTGGATGCGCAAGCCAACCGACCGCCGCCGTGTGCTCAAAATGGGCGCTGTTGGCATTGGTATGTTGCTGGCAGGCTATCAAGCTAAACAATCACCCCAACTGGCCCAAGCCGAAACCGATCTGATTAATGCGTGTGTGCAAATTCCTAGTGAAACGGCTGGGCCATATCCTGCTGATGGCTCAACAGCTTCAAGCCAAAATCTGAATGTGCTCACCCGCTCAGGGATTGTCCGCAACGATATTCGGCCAAGCCTCAATACCAGCAATGTGGCGGCTGGCATGCCCTGTACAGTTGAATTAAGTTTGGTCAATATCAATGCCAATTGTGCTCCATTGGCTGGTTATGCTGTGTACATTTGGCATTGCACCAACGATGGTAAATATTCGATGTATAGCAGTGGGATCACCAACGAAGATTATTTGCGTGGTGTGCAAGCCTCGGATAGCAACGGCAAAGTGACCTTCACAACGATTTTCCCAGGTTGTTATGCTGGGCGCTGGCCGCATATCCATTTTGAGGTTTATCCTTCGCTAGCGTTGGCGACTGGCCCCAGCAATATTGTGCATACCTCGCAATTGGCCTTGCCCGAAGCAAGTTGCAACGAGGTTTATGCCACCACAGGCTATAGCGCTAGCGTGCAAAATTTAGCCCAACTCGATATCGAAACCGATAATGTATTTGGCAATGATGATGGCGTGTTACAAATTGCCGCGGTGACGGGCAACACAAGCACTGGCTATACCGCCAAATTAAGCGTTGGCGTAGCTGGACCAAGCGTCGCAGTGACCGACCAAGTGTTTTTGCCTTGGGCCACGACTGCCGAAAATTAA
- a CDS encoding ComEA family DNA-binding protein codes for MLQQIRWQWLVGLAVAAVLGWNLWQSTASAGSESEQALSLWPTTSPTAEPTLESITPTLELTPTLAVAEATPTLALLAAYISGAVAKPGVYDLPLGARIDDLVQAAGGLHSEADSQALNLAAYLQDAQHVHVPVVGETLAPTTQPTVEPQAIAVATAIATTSQPTLININTASAAELESLPKIGQAIAQRIVAYREENGPFANIEALQEVKGIGASTFAEIEPFITIE; via the coding sequence ATGTTGCAACAGATTCGTTGGCAATGGCTGGTGGGTTTGGCAGTCGCTGCCGTATTGGGCTGGAATCTTTGGCAATCGACGGCCAGCGCTGGCTCGGAAAGTGAGCAGGCCTTGAGCTTGTGGCCAACCACCAGCCCAACTGCTGAGCCAACTCTCGAATCGATAACCCCAACCTTGGAGTTGACCCCAACTCTCGCCGTGGCCGAAGCGACCCCAACCTTGGCACTGCTAGCAGCTTATATCAGTGGGGCGGTTGCCAAGCCTGGAGTCTACGATTTGCCGCTTGGTGCACGAATTGATGATTTGGTTCAGGCGGCTGGGGGCTTGCATTCCGAGGCTGATTCACAGGCCTTGAATTTAGCGGCTTATTTGCAAGATGCCCAGCATGTGCATGTGCCAGTGGTTGGCGAAACGCTTGCGCCGACAACTCAGCCAACTGTTGAACCACAGGCTATCGCGGTGGCTACAGCAATTGCCACAACAAGCCAACCTACATTGATTAACATTAACACTGCGAGTGCTGCCGAACTAGAAAGCCTGCCCAAAATTGGCCAAGCAATTGCCCAGCGAATTGTGGCCTATCGTGAGGAAAATGGCCCATTTGCAAATATTGAGGCGCTGCAAGAGGTCAAGGGAATTGGGGCAAGCACTTTTGCTGAAATTGAGCCATTTATTACGATTGAATAA
- a CDS encoding formylglycine-generating enzyme family protein: MKEAQLKQIRDLLPKFCPIPRGIVLMGTPNEQLSDLAKRFGGTRESYAEEAPQHPVEIAAFAMAQVPITNALYAEWIKHSGQRAPIVWHGSQPPAELADYPVVDVTWDEAVACCDWLSREVNLALRLPSEAEWERAARGDDTRIYPWGDQADPTMMNIKESMRGGLAPVGSYPQAASPFGVYDLAGNIWEWTSSLQKSYPYRADDGREARQPAPEADRRRIMRGGCWGNPGHFARNTCRFRLHPERSTHLLGFRLAYSLLDSD; encoded by the coding sequence ATGAAGGAAGCCCAATTGAAGCAAATTCGTGATCTCTTGCCCAAGTTTTGCCCAATTCCACGGGGCATCGTGCTAATGGGCACGCCGAACGAGCAATTAAGCGATTTGGCTAAACGTTTTGGTGGCACACGCGAGTCGTATGCGGAAGAAGCGCCCCAGCATCCAGTCGAAATTGCCGCCTTTGCCATGGCTCAAGTTCCGATAACCAACGCCCTGTATGCCGAATGGATCAAACATTCTGGCCAGCGTGCGCCGATTGTTTGGCATGGTTCGCAACCACCTGCCGAATTAGCCGACTATCCAGTGGTTGATGTAACTTGGGATGAAGCGGTAGCATGTTGCGATTGGCTCAGCCGCGAAGTTAATTTGGCTTTGCGATTGCCCAGCGAAGCCGAGTGGGAACGCGCTGCCCGTGGCGACGATACGCGGATCTATCCTTGGGGCGATCAGGCCGATCCAACAATGATGAATATCAAAGAAAGCATGCGCGGCGGCTTAGCTCCGGTTGGTAGTTATCCCCAAGCGGCTAGTCCATTTGGGGTTTACGATCTGGCAGGCAATATTTGGGAATGGACAAGTTCGCTGCAAAAATCGTATCCCTATCGTGCTGATGATGGCCGCGAGGCTCGCCAACCAGCGCCAGAGGCTGATCGACGGCGGATTATGCGTGGTGGTTGTTGGGGCAACCCTGGCCATTTTGCCCGCAATACCTGTCGTTTTCGCTTGCATCCTGAGCGTTCAACTCATTTATTGGGCTTTCGGCTGGCCTATAGCTTGCTAGATAGCGATTAA